The region TAGATTTATATAAGCCCGCTTTAATTGCGCATCAAAGTTGTCGGTCTGCAGTGCCAGTAACTGATCTGCTTTAGTTATCTCATTTCGTTTTATTAATAACACAGTCCATTGATCAATTTCCCCCTTTGTTAATGAGTGCTGGTCGTTGAGAATAGAAAATTGCTGTAAAGCCTGAGTCTCTTTACCATTACCATTACCAATATAAGCTTGTAACAGCGCTTCTCTTGTTTGTTTGCCGGCATTTGAATGAGAGAATTGGTTATCTTTGAGTAACAGCTCAACATCCTCTAATCGCTGCTCTTTTAACAGTATATTGGCAAAGGCTTCATGGACCACAAAGTCTGTATTTTCCAGAAATAAATGCGTCTTAATTAAATTTAAGGCGTCATCTTTTTGGCCATGTTGATAGTTATAATTACTCACCACATAGAGTAAATGCAATCGTTGTTTTTTATCAATTCGGTCATCTTTAAGCTTTTCTATTGCCCGCTCTAACGCCTCACCATCTCCATGCTCAATAGCTTCGATTAACACCTCTATCTGTAGTGACTGAAATTCTTCATCTGCACTATTTATTGTCAGAAACTGTTCGATTAAACGCTCCGCGTTTTGAAACTCTTTTAGTTCAAGGTAAGCGGCGACCAGCTCTTTTGTAACTACGCTATTATAAGGAGAAACGTTTAGAGCATCTTTCCAAATAGGTACAGCTTCGGTATATCTGCTTTGCTCTGTCAGACGATACGCTTTATTTACATGCGGAAATAAGCGAAATTGTGTGTAGTCAGATAAGCCTTCACCTGCAGGAAAACTGTCTTTTGCCTGGGCAGGGCTACAGACAATTAATAATAACAAAATCAAACATTTAAAATTCATGCGTTTAGTGCTCCGGTGACCAGATGTGCCAAATTTGGTTCTCGTTTTACCTGTAAGGCAATAGCCGTATCCAGTTGTTCTATACTGATGACTTCTTTATCCAGTAAGTAATCATTTAACGTAAGAGCACTTTTTTCATAGCCAATTAATATTTGATTCATCACCTGGGGTGAAATATTACAATACTCGGATAATATCTCTAACAGCGACCACTGACCTTCAACATATTGATGCCAGACTTGTTGCTGCATATTTTTGTCCAGTTGCTCGAAGCGCTCCACTCCGGCTGTAGGATCGGCAAACCTTTCACCGTTATAATAGGCTTTAAGTGCTATTTGCACCTGACCCGGGTAAGCAATGATATAGCTAACTTGGCATTTTAATTGGCGACTAATGGCTGCTAGGCTAACGGGGGATAAGTATTCTTCACTTGCCAGCATGACCCCTTGTTCCGACTTATAATTAATCGCCACGATGCCGTAACGCCACGCCAGACCTTTGCTGATTAGCGTAATAAGACCACCCGATATATTTAGAGGTTCAATATTTTGATAATCAACTTCTGCTTGCTCTGCTACGGCTTTGACTAGACTCTCAGATGTCACAAGTTGGTTATTTAACAAGTAACGTCCTAGGCGCTGGCCTTGTGGTTTGTCTTTTAAGGCTTTATCTAACTGTATTTCTGTTATTGCGCCCAAATCAATTAAGATTTGGCCGATTGCTTTACGCGCGCTACGTTCATCATCTAAATGTGGAAAGTCATGAGTGGTTTTATCCCAAGCGACACGACGTGCGTCTCCCATCTCAATGACTTGACGTAATGCGCGAATATTAGCAAAAAAGTTAACAATATTACCCCATACCATACGTGGCATTGATAAGAATCCCTGCATCCAACCGTAATAAGCTTTAACAAAAATAAAGCGTTGAACAATCCTGTTGATAAGGAAAAATGCATTAATTTTCAGCAGAATACTTAGCCATGGTTCATCGCCATAAATAGAAAGGAAATGGTAGGGGTCATCACTAAGGCTTTGCACTAACCAGATGATTCCTAACTGAGTGAATACCAGCACAGCAATAAAGCCGACCAAGTTGGTAATACCACCTTTACGATCTCGACATAAGAAATAGTTCATCGACCATGATTTACTCAAGGCATGATTTTTCATGCCTTGGAATACGATGCCGACAATCCAGCGAGATTTTTGTCTGACTGCAGTATTGAAAGTATCAGGAAAATACTCACGTATACATATAACACTGCTTTCTCGTAAGTTTTTACCTGACCAGACCGAATGCGCTTTTTCGTGCTCAGGAGTCACAACCGGGTAACGCACAAAGATCTCTTCCATTCCGTGCTCTTTAATACGGATACCAATATCGTAATCTTCGGTTAAGCTTTGAATATCAAACGCAATACCATCACCTTCTCGGAGCAGCATACTGATGGCTCTGCGGCTAAAACAGGTGCCGACACCTGCACTTGGTACCTGTCCGGCGATAGCTTCTCGAACAGGAACGTCTTTGCCGTGCAGCTCTGCAAATTCATCAATGTAGTGACCACTAGTAAAGTCGGTCCATTTACGTGTATATGGGTAGACTGGCAGCTGGATAAGATCTTTTCTGTTCACTAGGTGGTTATAAAGCCGCAACTCCATGGTACTCACGACATCTTCAGAATCATGGAGAATGAAACCAGCAAATTCAAACTTAGCCTGCGCTTCAAAAAGGAATATAGCTGCTGCTATGTTATTCAAACAATCCGCTTTACTCGTTGGGCCCGGACGCGCGCAGACCACTTTATGGACATTAGGGAAGCGAGCACAAACTTGGTCGACTTCTTCTTGGGTTTGCGGATCATTAGGATAAGTACCGACAAAAATATGATAATTTTCATAATCTAATGTTTTAGCGGCCAATTCAGCCATCGGGCCGACAACTCCATGCTCTTGCCACGCTGGCACCATAATGGCTAACGGTTTTTCCGGCGCGTCATACAAACCTTCATAATCGTGAAATTTATGTTTGTCATAAACAAAAAATTTACGATAAAAGTGGCGAGTCCAATGACAAATATCGATAAAAAAGTCATCAATGCCACTTATTAATAGAATAATGGCGAGCCCATAAACAAGATATTTTAGCGAAAAAAGGTAAGTGACAAAGACGTCTATCCAGCTCATGATTATGTTTATCCTAAGTAAGCACTACCTTAATAGCAGAGTAGAAAATGAGTTAATTTATATTCTAAATTACCTGAGATCATCCGATAATCATTTGTATTAACCATATTAATCAGATGGTTTTTGGTATAGAAAAGTATACTTATAGCAGAAAAATGTGATGTGTATCAAGTTAATAAATGATCTGATTACCGTAGGGAGGCTGGACAACCAAAAAAGGGGCCTAACGCCCCTCAATAAATCTTATCTTTTTAGCATTCCCAATCAAGGATCACTTTACCTGACATGCCTGAACGCATAATATCAAAACCTTCTTGGAATTGATCAATTGGGAAATGGTGCGTGATGATTGGCGTTAGGTCTAAGCCTGACTGAATTAATGCAGCCATTTTGTACCAGGTTTCAAACATTTCACGGCCATAGATACCTTTAATGACTAAACCTTTAAAGATAACATTACCCCACTCAATGCTCATGTCACTTGGTGGAATACCCAACATCGCAACTTTCCCACCATGGTTCATCTTGTCTAGCATATCGCTAAATGCTGATGGTACGCCTGACATTTCAAGACCAACATCGAAGCCTTCTGTCATTTTAAGCTCGTCCATCACATCTTTAAGTGACTCAGTTGCTACGTTAACAGCACGTGTTACGCCCATTTGACGCGCTAAGTCGAGACGGTATTCGTTAACATCCGTGATAACAACATTACGTGCACCAACGTGCTTACATACAGCAGCGGCCATAATACCAATTGGACCAGCACCGGTGATTAATACATCTTCACCAACAACATCGAATGATAATGCGGTGTGTACAGCGTTACCAAACGGGTCAAAGATTGCCGCCATGTCATCAGAAATATCATCCGGTAATTTGAATGCATTGAAGGCAGGAATAACTAAGTATTCAGCAAATGCACCTTCACGGTTAACACCAACACCTGTGGTATTACGGCATAAATGAGTACGACCAGCACGGCAATTTCGACAATGACCACACGTGATATGACCTTCACCAGACACTCGGTCACCGATTTCAAAGCCACGTACTTCTTGACCCATACCAACAATTTCACCCACATACTCATGGCCAACAACCATAGGTACTGGGATCGTTTTCTGTGCCCATTCATCCCAATTAAAGATGTGCACGTCGGTACCACAAATAGCTGTTTTTTTGATTTTAATCAGAATGTCATTATGGCCGACTTCAGGTTTATCAACCTCAGTCATCCAAATGCCTTGTTCTGGTTTCAATTTAGCAAGCGCTTTAATTTTCATTATATAATACCTATATCTTTGCCAACTTGGATGAATACATCTATCGCGTTATCAAGTTCTTCTCTGCTATGTGCAGCAGACATCTGTGTGCGAATTCTCGCTTTACCGTTTGGTACCACTGGGAAAGAGAATCCAACCACATAAATGCCTTTTTCAAGTGCGCGTTCAGCAAAGTCCGCCGCCACTTTAGCATCGCCAAGCATGATTGGAATGATCGCGTGATCAGCACCGCCCATCGTAAAACCAGCGGCTTCCATACGTAGACGGAAGTGAGCCGAGTTAGCCCATAAAGTATCACGCAAGCCATCACTTTCTGCCAGCAAATCCAGCACACGAATAGACGCAGAAACAATAGCTGGCGCAACTGAATTAGAGAACAAATAAGGACGAGAGCGTTGACGAAGCCAATCGATTACTTCTTTTTTACCCGCAGTGTAACCACCTGAAGCGCCGCCCATTGCTTTACCCAAGGTACCGGTAATGATATCGATACGGTCAATCACATCATGATGTTCATGGGTACCACGGCCATTTGCGCCCATAAAGCCAACAGCGTGAGAATCATCTACCATCACCAAGGCACCGTATTTATCTGCTAAATCACAAATACCTGGTAAATCGGCAACAACGCCATCCATTGAAAACACACCATCAGTAACAATTAACTTATGACGGGCACCTGCTTCAGTCGCTGCGATCAGCTGTGCTTCTAATTCTTGCATATTATTATTTGCATAACGGAAGCGCATCGCTTTACAAAGACGCACACCATCAATAATTGAAGCATGGTTTAATGCATCAGAAATAATCGCATCTTCTTTACCAAGAATGGTTTCAAAAAGTCCGGTATTAGCATCAAAACATGAGGTATAAAGGATCGTGTCTTCCATGCCTAAGAATGTTGATAACTTCTGCTCAAGTTCTTTATGCGAATCTTGAGTACCACAAATAAAACGCACAGAAGCCATACCAAAGCCATGCGTATCCATACCCGATTTTGCAGCTTCAATAAGCGCAGGGTGATTAGCTAAACCTAAGTAGTTATTAGCACAGAAGTTTAAAACTTCTTCACCAGTAGATATAGACACAGCCGCTTTTTGAGCTGAAGTAATAACGCGTTCTTGTTTATACAGACCTGCCGCTTTTACTTCTTCGATTTGCTCACTGATCTGATTGTAGAATGTAGAAGTCATGTAAATATTCCTTTTTAGCTTTATTTGAAACAACTTGTTATTAGCTACTTATTATTAAGAAAAGCCGAACAAGTCATGAAATAATTTATACTATGAAACTATTCTAATTGATCCCAGATAAGACTATTATCCCTCTATACGGAAAAACATTAGTGAAACACAGGCACAAATAGAATGATGATATCTCAAAAATTAATCGCCTTATTACCCGACTTGGCGAGTTTTACTTTAGTTGTTCAAGAAGGCAGTTTTACGGCCGCGGCAAAAAAAATAAATGTCACGCCTTCAGCGTTGAGTAAAACCATTACCCGACTTGAACAAGCTTTATCGATTAAACTATTTGAGCGCACGACCAGAAAGCTGATCATTACCGACGCGGGGCAGAAGATTTACGATCAATGTGTTCCAATGGTGAATGCGGCAAAGCAAGCGGTAGAAATATCCAGTGTCGAACATACCCAAGCCGCAGGTTCAATAACGGTTGCGGCACCGGAGGCATTTTTGAATGTGGTGTTACAGCCTTTTGTCATTCCGTTTTTAAAGCAGTATCCGCAGATCCAACTTAAATTGCGGGCGATTGATGGGCCAATAGATATCTTTGCACACGGTATCGATATCGCCTTTCTGTTGACGGATAAGCCAGATGAAAACTTGGTGTTAAAAGAGATAGGTAAAACCTGCTTAGTATTATGTGCAAGTCCAGATTATTTAAAAGAAAAAGGCACCCCTTCTCACCCCGAACAATTAACACAACACGATTGCCTTTATTTAGCAGAGAATGAAACCGACCACATCTGGGGTTTAATCAAAGGTGATGAATCCCATACCGTTACCGTCTCAGGCCGTTACGCAGTCAACCATTCTCAGATGCGTTTAAACGGTGTCATTAATGGCTTAGGTATCGGTATTTTCCCCGATTTCGTCGTGCAGGAAGCAATCCGCAAAGGCGATGTGACCGAAGTTCTCTGCGGCTGGACAGTTAAGAGTAATTATCAGGGGATCATTGCACTACAGTATGCCCAAACCAAATATATGCCTACAAAGCTCAAAGTATTTATCGATTATGCTATGCAGCATTTGAGTTAACACCATAGGGCACTTTCTACATGCCATAGACATTTGTTCATGCTATAGACATTTTTGTTCATTCTATGAAAGTACAACAAAGAGCCAATCGGGTATAAACATACAGGCAACGATGGTCATTGCACCAAAAACAAATAGGCCATAATGACTCGCTTTAGGTTTAGAAAAAAGTGCGGTTTGATTTTTAATGAAACCTTGTTGCTCGATAGAATTACAGCCATAGAAGCGACTCGTCAACACACCAAAGAATAAGAATACAAAGGTGCCAATCGGGGCAAACCATGGCCACGATATATCGGCATAGCGTGCAATGAGCACTGCCACGATACTGAGAATACTGCCGACGATGACCCCTTTTTCGTTGGCCTTATGAAAGAAAAGCCCGAGAACAAATGAACCCAATCGAATACCAACAAAAATCGACGTCAAACTTGCAATTGTTTTCAGAACCGATTCATTGGATATGGCGAATAATGCAGGGACAACAACCGCCACAGCGGCAACGAGACTCATTTTTCTTGCCACAGAGTCATAATGACGCTGTGAACCATTTTTACACACAAAGCGTTTATAAATATCAAAGGTAGCGACAGTTGCCATTGAATTATAAGTTGAATCTAATGTCGACATTGCCGCCGCTGCTAATGCCGAAATAACCAGCCCAATAACAATTGGGTTAGTATGATTAAAAACAAAATCAAGAATGACTTCATTACTATTATCAAAATGTTGGTTTTGATAATAAATACTCAGCAACACACCTAATACAGAGAAAAATAGGTATATAAAGAAAGCACTATAGCCACACAACAACATTGATTTTTGCGCATGTTCAACGTTTTTTGTCGCTAACGTTCTTTGTATAATTAACTGGTTAGTACCATAGACACTCAGATGTAAGAAACTCACCGCAACAACGCCAGCCCATAACGTAGTATCTACTCCAAGATCAAAGCTGGTATTGATAATAGTCAGATTATCTGGCGACAAGTATTCCTTCGTATTTATATCCATGAGTAGTATACAAAAAATCGCAATACTGCCGATCACTAACACAATAGATTGCAGCATATCGGTCCATATCACCGTCGATATGCCGCCAATACACGTATATAGCGCTGTAAATAAGCTGATATAAATAATGGCTTCAGAGATCGATATCGGTATCACTTGCACAAGTATGAGTGCTACCGCATATAAGATGACGCCTGCAGAGATACATTGAACAACAAGAAATACGATCGAATTAATGGTACGAGCATAGATCCCAAAACGCAGTTCAAGATATTCATAAATTGATGTTAATTTAAGTTTGTAAAAGACCGGAACAAAGAAAGTAACAGTAAAGAATATGACGATGGGATAGTTTAAATGGACACTCATCGCTTCCATGCCCGAATTATACACCCAACCTGGCATACCAATAAACGTCATTGCACTAATATAAGTGGCCAAAATGGAAACACCAGCTGTAAACCAGCCAAATTGCTGCCCTCCTGTAGCGAAATCATCACCTTTATTATAACGAAAGTTAACTAAGTAACTTATTAATAAGGTAATAATAATATAAAACACCACAATCGCAAGACTTGAGTACGTAACCATTTCCATATTCTTAGTACCAACGCCAATAAACAGTAACTACATCTTAACAAAGTTTGAGTTTTACGGACATTAACACAGGATAACTGCGATATTCATCACTAAAACAAATCATTAATGACTAATAAAATACAAATGGGTACGTAATCATTTTAGTTTTGAAGTTGATCACAGTTCTTTTTTTCCTAAAAATCTATTATTCATCCGAATTCGAAAGAAGTGGATGTTAAAACGGATCATCGACTTTCTTCCTAAATATAATTAATTGTCCCTATTAAAGAGGTCTATCGGTCATGATTGAACGGAAACATATGAGCGAAGTGCCAATGATTCAGCGTATTGCTGCGTACATTGCCATTTTGGTGGGTTACTTTTTTTATTGTTATAATTTTGTAATTATTGATTACGTCCGTCCATATCTTGTTGAAGAATATGACAGCATTAGCTTAGCGGATACGGCTCAATTTTATACTTGGCAGTCGGTTGGTGCGCTTATAGGGGCATTAAGTTGTGCATGGGTTGCATCTAACTTTGGCAAAAAGTCGACCTTGATTGTCATTACCGCCCTAAATGGTGGTGCGACCATTATCAATATGATGTTTACCGATTACGCGACGTGGGCATTAATGCGCTTTATTATCGGTATTTCACTCGGTGGTTACTTTACCGTCGCAGTATCAATGATGATTGGCCTATTTACCCCAAGTGTTCGTGGTAAATTAACGGCTTTTGCATCAAGTATGTTCTCTGTTGCCTTAATGGCTATGGGTGCCTACGCAGCATTTATCACCAGCATTGACGCACCTTGGCAGAGCCTAATGTGGGTTGGTGGTATTCCACCGTTAGTTGCAGCCGCGCTGATGATTTTCCTTTTACCAAACGACAAAAAAGTGATCGCATATGGTGAAGAAG is a window of Moritella sp. Urea-trap-13 DNA encoding:
- a CDS encoding glycine C-acetyltransferase, whose protein sequence is MTSTFYNQISEQIEEVKAAGLYKQERVITSAQKAAVSISTGEEVLNFCANNYLGLANHPALIEAAKSGMDTHGFGMASVRFICGTQDSHKELEQKLSTFLGMEDTILYTSCFDANTGLFETILGKEDAIISDALNHASIIDGVRLCKAMRFRYANNNMQELEAQLIAATEAGARHKLIVTDGVFSMDGVVADLPGICDLADKYGALVMVDDSHAVGFMGANGRGTHEHHDVIDRIDIITGTLGKAMGGASGGYTAGKKEVIDWLRQRSRPYLFSNSVAPAIVSASIRVLDLLAESDGLRDTLWANSAHFRLRMEAAGFTMGGADHAIIPIMLGDAKVAADFAERALEKGIYVVGFSFPVVPNGKARIRTQMSAAHSREELDNAIDVFIQVGKDIGII
- a CDS encoding LysR family transcriptional regulator, producing MMISQKLIALLPDLASFTLVVQEGSFTAAAKKINVTPSALSKTITRLEQALSIKLFERTTRKLIITDAGQKIYDQCVPMVNAAKQAVEISSVEHTQAAGSITVAAPEAFLNVVLQPFVIPFLKQYPQIQLKLRAIDGPIDIFAHGIDIAFLLTDKPDENLVLKEIGKTCLVLCASPDYLKEKGTPSHPEQLTQHDCLYLAENETDHIWGLIKGDESHTVTVSGRYAVNHSQMRLNGVINGLGIGIFPDFVVQEAIRKGDVTEVLCGWTVKSNYQGIIALQYAQTKYMPTKLKVFIDYAMQHLS
- the tdh gene encoding L-threonine 3-dehydrogenase, producing MKIKALAKLKPEQGIWMTEVDKPEVGHNDILIKIKKTAICGTDVHIFNWDEWAQKTIPVPMVVGHEYVGEIVGMGQEVRGFEIGDRVSGEGHITCGHCRNCRAGRTHLCRNTTGVGVNREGAFAEYLVIPAFNAFKLPDDISDDMAAIFDPFGNAVHTALSFDVVGEDVLITGAGPIGIMAAAVCKHVGARNVVITDVNEYRLDLARQMGVTRAVNVATESLKDVMDELKMTEGFDVGLEMSGVPSAFSDMLDKMNHGGKVAMLGIPPSDMSIEWGNVIFKGLVIKGIYGREMFETWYKMAALIQSGLDLTPIITHHFPIDQFQEGFDIMRSGMSGKVILDWEC
- a CDS encoding glycosyl transferase family protein; translation: MSWIDVFVTYLFSLKYLVYGLAIILLISGIDDFFIDICHWTRHFYRKFFVYDKHKFHDYEGLYDAPEKPLAIMVPAWQEHGVVGPMAELAAKTLDYENYHIFVGTYPNDPQTQEEVDQVCARFPNVHKVVCARPGPTSKADCLNNIAAAIFLFEAQAKFEFAGFILHDSEDVVSTMELRLYNHLVNRKDLIQLPVYPYTRKWTDFTSGHYIDEFAELHGKDVPVREAIAGQVPSAGVGTCFSRRAISMLLREGDGIAFDIQSLTEDYDIGIRIKEHGMEEIFVRYPVVTPEHEKAHSVWSGKNLRESSVICIREYFPDTFNTAVRQKSRWIVGIVFQGMKNHALSKSWSMNYFLCRDRKGGITNLVGFIAVLVFTQLGIIWLVQSLSDDPYHFLSIYGDEPWLSILLKINAFFLINRIVQRFIFVKAYYGWMQGFLSMPRMVWGNIVNFFANIRALRQVIEMGDARRVAWDKTTHDFPHLDDERSARKAIGQILIDLGAITEIQLDKALKDKPQGQRLGRYLLNNQLVTSESLVKAVAEQAEVDYQNIEPLNISGGLITLISKGLAWRYGIVAINYKSEQGVMLASEEYLSPVSLAAISRQLKCQVSYIIAYPGQVQIALKAYYNGERFADPTAGVERFEQLDKNMQQQVWHQYVEGQWSLLEILSEYCNISPQVMNQILIGYEKSALTLNDYLLDKEVISIEQLDTAIALQVKREPNLAHLVTGALNA
- a CDS encoding sodium/solute symporter (Members of the Solute:Sodium Symporter (SSS), TC 2.A.21 as described in tcdb.org, catalyze solute:Na+ symport. Known solutes for members of the family include sugars, amino acids, nucleosides, inositols, vitamins, urea or anions, depending on the system.), whose amino-acid sequence is MEMVTYSSLAIVVFYIIITLLISYLVNFRYNKGDDFATGGQQFGWFTAGVSILATYISAMTFIGMPGWVYNSGMEAMSVHLNYPIVIFFTVTFFVPVFYKLKLTSIYEYLELRFGIYARTINSIVFLVVQCISAGVILYAVALILVQVIPISISEAIIYISLFTALYTCIGGISTVIWTDMLQSIVLVIGSIAIFCILLMDINTKEYLSPDNLTIINTSFDLGVDTTLWAGVVAVSFLHLSVYGTNQLIIQRTLATKNVEHAQKSMLLCGYSAFFIYLFFSVLGVLLSIYYQNQHFDNSNEVILDFVFNHTNPIVIGLVISALAAAAMSTLDSTYNSMATVATFDIYKRFVCKNGSQRHYDSVARKMSLVAAVAVVVPALFAISNESVLKTIASLTSIFVGIRLGSFVLGLFFHKANEKGVIVGSILSIVAVLIARYADISWPWFAPIGTFVFLFFGVLTSRFYGCNSIEQQGFIKNQTALFSKPKASHYGLFVFGAMTIVACMFIPDWLFVVLS